DNA from Dromaius novaehollandiae isolate bDroNov1 chromosome 12, bDroNov1.hap1, whole genome shotgun sequence:
GGCTGGCTAGCCACCGTCCCCTGCGGGATGTCGCCGTGGCCAGCCAAGAAAAGGGggtgcccagggcagcagggacaTCTCCCTGCCTTTGCCCAACTCCAGGACGAATACGCCGCGTCCCGGTATGCCCAGCAGACACCAACCCCGCGGCCGAACCCTTCACAGGGGCGAGCGGGGATGGGCCGGTGTTGCTTACCTCCACTTTCTGGCAGGCCAAGCCCAGGTCAGTGCCAACACGCTCCAAAAACCGCACGGCTGCATCTGGGGGGGACCAGAGACACCGAGGTGACATTGGGATCTGCCTCCCCTCTCGCCGCACTTCCATGGCCCCCAGGACCCGAACGCTCCCACGGGCTAAGGAAAGCGGCAGCCACAGAGGGCAGCTGATGGAGACCCTGATCTCCCCAAAAAAGATTTTGAGGCACTTTAAGGAGAAGATGGAAATACTGCTGGAAGAGGAATCCACAGCGGTTATCATGCATGACAACAAGCATCTTCTGTGCAGGGCAGCGCGGAAAGGGAGCCGCACGCCTACCACCCCCCGGCAGGCAACAAACACCGAGCAAACCCGGCTTCGCTCGCGAAATCCCTGCAGCGGCCCCACCAAAGGCACCGCCAGCGAGATAAGGGGTGCAGGCGTTCCCCCAGCGCTGATCAACCCCAGCATCAAGGGAGCCGCGGCCCGAGGACTCAGGCACCTGGGTCCAAAGACCGGAGCTGCGAGGCGGAGGAGAAGGAACGGGGCTGCTGCCCGCACCACTCCCGTCTCGGCCCTCtcctccccgcggcggccccagcgGTGCTCTGGCTCTCCAGTCCCTTTACCGCCAGCAGTGCTGGGGACCGCCGAAGCGGCGCTGGGGACACCCGGGGGGCcgtccccgcggcagccccgAGGCAGAGCTCGCCTACCGTAGTCGGGCTCGGGGTGGACGGTGTTGATCTTCAGGTACTCGCGGAAGAGCGTAACAGAGGGGTCCTCCGAGGCCTCCGCACCCTTCCCCGGCTTGCCGGGTGCCATTTCAGGTCGGCGACGGGGCCGCCGGGCTCTGCGGGAAGAGCGAGGAGCCGGTTAATAACCCACCGGCCCCTCCAAAGTCCAGCCGCCGGCTCGGTCGTCACAGAAACCAAGCGGCGCGGGGCAAAGTCCCgcccggggcgagcggcgggcCGTGACGGCGGGGGGCGAGGGCTCCCGGGGACAAGACGCTCGCAGGGCAGAGACCCTGGACGGAGACGGCGTGTCCGGGTGCCAGGGGCTTGTGGGGGGACCCCGGGGACTGGGGGGGCGCAGGGTAGGTGCTCTGGGGGCGCGGCAAAATGTGCGGGTGGTGAAGGGCTGCGTGGGGATGCGCAGAGGGGCTGCGGGAGGTGACAGGAGGGTGGCAGGGGCTCGAGTGGGGCctgaggggtgctggggggccgagGGTGCAGGTGAACACGGGGTGGCCAGGGGTAGGGGAgggcgcggggaggcgcggggcACGCCGTGGGGCTGAGGTGGGGCAGGCGCAGTGGGTGCTGTGGGTAGGGGCGCAGGGGTTAACGTGGCAGGGGGTGCCGGGTGCTGCGGTCAGGGGTGCCGGAGGGGTACGGGGGCACCGTGGTCGGCACCCGGAGGTGCGGGGTACTGTGGTGAGAGGCACAGCGAGGGCGCAGGGGGGTGCACACGCATCACGGGAAGGGATGCAGGGGGGTGCAGGCGGCTcaggggggtgcaggggtgcTGTGGGTAGGGGTGCAGGCGGCTcaggggggtgcaggggtgcTGTGCGGTAGGGGCATAGGGGGTGCAGGGGCACCACGGGTAGGGGCTGAAGGGAGTCTCGGGGTGCAGGGGGTTCCGGGCGCCGTGGGTAGGGGCGCCGTGGGAGGGGGCGCAGGGCGGCCCAGGGTGCCCGTGCAGGGGGGTGCGGGGGTCCGTGCGCGGGGGCGCTGCACGCAGGGCCGTGGGGGCGCCGGGGTGGGGGCGCGTgtgccggggcgccgcggcgggaccCCCGGCCCGACCCGACACGCGCCCGGCCCTACCTccgcgcggctccccggcgcctgctccgccccgcccctggccccgccccctgcccgccccgggccccgccccgcccccggctccgcccccCGCTCTGCTCAgctccgccccctccctcccagccccgccccgccccgccccgcccgcggccagTGGCCGGGCGCCCGGGCAGCGGACGTGTCCCCCTCGGGGCCGGGCGCCCCTCCGCGCTGGGCCGCGGGGCGCGAAGGGGCCCGAGCCGCGGGGAGGCAGCGCAAGTCCGAGCACCATCCGTTTATTGGCctggcggcgcggagccggcccAGCACCCCCgtccagcccggcccggcccagcaccCCCGTCCAGCCCAGCACCCCtgcgagcccggcccggcccagcaccCCCATCCAGCCCAGCACCCCtgcgagcccggcccggcccagcaccCCTGTGCAGCCCAGCACCCCtgcgagcccggcccggcccagcaccCCTGTGCAGCCCCCGCACCCCTGTCCAGCCCAGCACCCCTGtgagcccggcccagcccagcacccccgtccagccccagcacccctgtccagcccagcacccctgcaagcccggcccggcccagcaccCCCGTCCAGCCCAGCACCCCCgtccagcccggcccagcccagcacccctgtccagccccagcacccctgtccagcccagcacccctgcaagcccggcccggcccagcaccCCCGTCCAGCCCAGCACCCCCgtccagcccggcccagcccagcacccctgtccagccccagcacccctgtccagcccggcccagcccctctGCAAGCCTGGCCCAGCACCCCTGTCCAGCCCAGGACCCCTGTGAGCCCGGCCCAGCACCCCTGCCCAGCCTGGCGCAGCACCCTTGCTCGGCCTGGCCCCAGCACCCCCGCCCACGCTGGCCCCAGCacccctgcccggcccggccccagcacTGTCTGCAAGCCCAGCCTGGCCCAGCACcctctgcccagcccagcccagcacccccagccaccccggcccagcacccccccagcccagcctggcgGCCACGAAGCACTCCCCAAGgccggcagccccctgccccagccccctggAGCACCCGGCGGGCCCCGGCGTcagcggcgggccgggcgcggggccgcggtggCTGCCGCGTGCCCCAGCTGGCGCAGGAAGCCCAGCAGGGCCCGGTGGAAGTCCCCCGGCCGGTCCAGGTAGCAGGCGTGGCCTGCGCCGCGCAGCACGGCCGCCCGGTGCCGCGGCAGGTGCCGGAGGCTCCGCAGCGCCTGGGGGCCCAGGCCCACATCCCCGTCGCCGTACAGGATCAGCGTGGGCGTCTTGAGGGGGCAGAGCGTGGGGGTGGTGTCGGCGGCGCCCGGCTGCTCCCTGCGCCTGCTGTGGCGAGCCGGCCCGCGGGGGCCGTTTCGGGGCCCGCTGccgtgggacccccccccgaTCCCCACGAAAGCCGTACCTGGACCTGCCGGTACCGCTCGGCGGCGTAGTCTTTGGTGCCCGCGGGCGCGATGGGCACAAAGCCTGCCAGCCGGCCGCCCCAGGCCAGCAGGAAGGGCACGGCGAAGCGGCCGCTCATGGATGGGCTGACGAGGACGGGCCTGCGCATGGCCAGCTCCTGGAGGACGTGCTCCAGGAGGGCCACCCGGCCCCGCTCCGTGGCCACCATCTCGGAGGGGGGTGAATCCCCATGGCCTGCGTGGGGCACAGGGGTGGGCTTAGCAGGGGTGGGAAGCCACCGGCACCGTCCCGTCCCCCCGCGGCTCAGCCAGCCGGACGTGCACTGGGCACCAGGTGGAGCCCGGGTGGTCGTACAGCACCGGGCACATGCTGGTCTCCTTGGCCAGACTCGGCCAACTGCAGCCAAAGCCTCCTGCAGGGTCTACCACGGGGTTAGATGGCCTCATCCCACATGGGTGACACCACGGGGGGAGCCAAATTGCAGGCATGGGTGACAGATTGGGCCAGTGACCACCACTAGCTCCCCGGAGAGGTCCAGAGCATGCTCATGGCCAAGGTGGGGCCCAGAGCTGCCTGTGGGATGTCTCCTGAGCGTGGCCCATGGGATGCCACCTGAGCGCAGCCCACGGGATGTCACCTGAGCGCAGCCCATGCTCCTACCAGGCAGGTCTATGGCGACGGCGCGGTAGCCTTCCTCAGCGAGCAGTGCCAGCGTGCCCAGGGTCTCCCATGTCTTGGAGGTGAAGGCCTGGCCGTGCAGGAGCAGGACGTCCAGCCTGCAGCGGGGAGGACACGTGGGAAGGGTGCAGACAGCAGGCCAGACCCACAGGGGCCAGCTGCACCTGAGGCCACCGGGGTTCGTGAAGACCATGGACACCGACCCCTCTCCTGCCCCCACGTGTGGCTAGATGGCAGCCCTCTGACCCCCATCACACCGGCGCCCTGGAGGGCAGAAGGGGTGTGGGGGTCTCACCCTGGCCATGATGGGTGTACCAACCcacccagggcagccccagcgggTGCTGCTGCCCCCACCGCAGA
Protein-coding regions in this window:
- the ABHD14A gene encoding protein ABHD14A; its protein translation is MAPGRSRLGLLALGALATFLLYLLLPAARQEPADGERGRHGANTTVRTGTVAGPPAVFYREAAAPRPAGTAGPGGLDVLLLHGQAFTSKTWETLGTLALLAEEGYRAVAIDLPGHGDSPPSEMVATERGRVALLEHVLQELAMRRPVLVSPSMSGRFAVPFLLAWGGRLAGFVPIAPAGTKDYAAERYRQVQTPTLILYGDGDVGLGPQALRSLRHLPRHRAAVLRGAGHACYLDRPGDFHRALLGFLRQLGHAAATAAPRPARR